From Eubalaena glacialis isolate mEubGla1 chromosome 5, mEubGla1.1.hap2.+ XY, whole genome shotgun sequence, one genomic window encodes:
- the LOC133092130 gene encoding T-complex protein 1 subunit zeta-like gives MAAVKTLNPKAEVARAQAALAVNISAARGLQDVLRTNLGPKGTMKMLVSGAGDIKLTKDRNVLLHEMQIQHPAASLIAKVATAQDDITGNGTTSNVLIIGELLKQADLYISEGLHPRIITEGFEAAKEKALQFLEQVKVSKEMDRETLIDVARTSLRTKVHAELADVLTEAVVDSILAIKKQDEPIDLFMVEIMEMKHKSETDTSLIRGLVLDHGVRHPDMKKRVEDAYILTCNVSLEYEKTEVNSGFFYKSAEEREKLVKAERKFIEDRVKKIIDLKKKVCGDSDKGFVVINQKGIDPFSLDALAKEGIVALRRAKRRNMERLTLACGGVALNSLDDLNPDCLGHAGLVYEYTLGEEKFTFIENCNNPRSVTLLIKGPNKHTLTQIKDAIRDGLRAVKNATDDGCVVPGAGAVEVAMAEALIKYKPSVKGRAQLGVQAFADALLIIPKVLAQNSGFDLQETLVKVKAEHSESGQLVGVDLNTGEPMVAAEVGVWDNYCVKKQLLHSCTVIATNILLVDEIMRAGMSSLKG, from the coding sequence ATGGCGGCCGTGAAGACCCTGAATCCCAAGGCTGAGGTGGCCCGAGCCCAGGCGGCGTTGGCGGTCAACATCAGTGCAGCCCGGGGGCTGCAGGACGTGCTGAGGACCAACTTGGGGCCTAAGGGCACCATGAAGATGCTTGTTTCTGGTGCTGGAGACATCAAGCTCACTAAAGATAGAAATGTGCTGCTTCATGAAATGCAAATTCAACACCCAGCAGCCTCCTTAATAGCCAAAGTAGCAACAGCCCAGGATGACATAACTGGTAATGGTACCACTTCCAATGTCCTAATTATTGGAGAGCTCCTGAAGCAGGCGGATCTCTACATTTCTGAAGGTCTTCATCCCAGAATAATTACAGAAGGATTTGAAGCTGCAAAGGAAAAGGCACTTCAGTTTTTGGAACAAGTCAAAGTAAGCAAAGAGATGGACAGGGAAACACTTATAGATGTGGCCAGAACATCTCTACGTACTAAAGTTCATGCTGAACTTGCTGATGTCTTAACAGAGGCTGTAGTGGACTCCATTTTAGCCATTAAAAAACAAGATGAACCTATTGACCTCTTCATGGTTGAGATCATGGAGATGAAACATAAATCTGAAACTGATACAAGCTTGATCAGAGGTCTTGTTTTGGACCATGGGGTACGGCATCCTGATATGAAAAAGAGAGTAGAAGATGCGTACATCCTCACATGCAACGTGTCATTAGAATATGAAAAAACAGAAGTGAATTCTGGTTTTTTTTACAAGagtgcagaggagagagagaaactagTGAAAGCTGAAAGAAAATTCATTGAAGacagagttaaaaaaataatagacctGAAAAAGAAAGTCTGTGGTGATTCAGATAAAGGATTTGTTGTTATTAATCAAAAGGGAATTGACCCCTTTTCCTTAGATGCTCTTGCAAAAGAAGGCATAGTAGCTCTGCGCagagctaaaaggagaaatatggAAAGGCTGACTCTTGCTTGTGGTGGGGTAGCCCTAAATTCTCTTGATGACCTAAATCCTGATTGTTTGGGACATGCAGGACTTGTCTATGAATATACATTGGGAGAAGAGAAGTTCACCTTCATTGAGAACTGCAACAATCCTCGCTCGGTCACATTATTGATCAAAGGACCAAATAAGCACACACTTACTCAGATCAAAGATGCAATAAGAGATGGCTTGAGGGCTGTTAAAAATGCTACTGATGATGGCTGTGTAGTTCCAGGTGCTGGTGCAGTGGAAGTGGCAATGGCAGAAGCCCTGATTAAATACAAGCCCAGTGTAAAGGGCAGGGCCCAACTTGGAGTTCAAGCATTTGCTGATGCATTGCTCATTATTCCCAAGGTTCTTGCTCAGAACTCTGGTTTTGACCTTCAGGAAACACTAGTTAAAGTTAAAGCAGAACATTCAGAATCAGGTCAACTTGTGGGTGTAGACTTGAACACAGGTGAGCCAATGGTAGCAGCAGAAGTAGGCGTATGGGATAACTATTGTGTAAAGAAACAGCTTCTTCATTCCTGCACTGTGATTGCCACCAACATTCTCCTGGTTGATGAGATCATGAGAGCTGGAATGTCTTCTCTAAAAGGTTGA